The DNA window TGTATATAGAAGGGCAATCATTAACGTATTTCAATTCGTATGTAGCGTCCGCCGCTTCACAAGTGCTTTTCACTATTTTTTCCATTGATTCTTGAATCAGTTTTCGAACTCCCTCATCATACGTTCGAACAGTTCCTTTAATCGAAGCGGAATCAGGAATAATATTCGTAGTACTTCCACTTGTAAATGCCCCTACAGTCACTGCAGCTGCTTTCAATGGATTAACTCTTCTACTTACAATTTGTTGTAAATTGAGTACTACTTGACTTCCCGTTACAAGTGCATCAACTGTTTCATGAGGAGATGCCCCATGGCCACCTCTCCCATGAATCGTAATATAAAAATCATCTTGTGCAGAGGATGCATAACCTTCTACTACACTAACTGTACTGTAAGGTTGTTGTGACATGACATGTGCACCATAAATTACATCTACTCCATCTAAGCAACCATCTTTAATCATGAATTCAGCGCCACCAGGAGAAGTTTCTTCAGCAAATTGATGTAAGAATACAATCGTACCAGGTACTTCCTCTCTTACTTCACTCAATACTTTGGCAACCCCTAAGAGTGCCGCAGTGTGAATATCATGTCCGCAAGCATGCATTACACCTGGAATTCGAGATTTATACTCTACTTCTTTCTCATCTTGAATTGGAAGCGCATCAAAATCAGCACGAAGAGCAACCGTTTTTCCGGGTTTCCCACCTTTTAGATAACCTAGTACGCCTCTTCCACCAACCTGCGTTTTCACTTCTAATCCTAAACTTGTTAGATAAGCTGCAACTTTTTTCGGTGTCTCTACTTCTTCATGTGAGAGTTCTGGATACATATGAAAATCTCTTCGCAATTCAACTAACTCTGGATAAATTTCTTCTAGTCTATTAAACAAATTTTCTAACATCCTAAACCCTCCTAATAAAAATCTACTGATTACCTCCCTTTTATACCATATTATTATTAGTATAGAAAGGAAGGTTTTTTACTAGATCCTTCCTATTTTCTTTCGACCAAATAAAATATAAAAATAAGTAGAGGCAATTATATATAATATCCCTG is part of the Psychrobacillus sp. FSL H8-0483 genome and encodes:
- a CDS encoding M20 family metallopeptidase, yielding MLENLFNRLEEIYPELVELRRDFHMYPELSHEEVETPKKVAAYLTSLGLEVKTQVGGRGVLGYLKGGKPGKTVALRADFDALPIQDEKEVEYKSRIPGVMHACGHDIHTAALLGVAKVLSEVREEVPGTIVFLHQFAEETSPGGAEFMIKDGCLDGVDVIYGAHVMSQQPYSTVSVVEGYASSAQDDFYITIHGRGGHGASPHETVDALVTGSQVVLNLQQIVSRRVNPLKAAAVTVGAFTSGSTTNIIPDSASIKGTVRTYDEGVRKLIQESMEKIVKSTCEAADATYELKYVNDCPSIYNDPTETKRVERVAKSIVGDENVIESDPMMGSEDFAYYQKVIPGTFFIIGGRNEELNATYPHHHPKFDVDERSMKEIGKVFIGTVFDYLENE